From the genome of Miscanthus floridulus cultivar M001 chromosome 10, ASM1932011v1, whole genome shotgun sequence, one region includes:
- the LOC136484991 gene encoding two pore potassium channel b-like: protein MAENGVQQHLLHDGDRSKMPPPGRARRFRRCQTAPSHNAEQGSILLWQNMSRKGASGTLPPVPPNGMINGARPRFWLVGILLLAYLLAGTAAFYLAMDDMSGDRSGNRALDVLYFCVVTMTTVGYGDIVPSSDVAKLLACVFAFAGVALVGAFLSKAADYLVEKQEALVFRAVHLNHADDPKSLRDMEANKVRYKLYTATGLLAVVLASGMAFLMKVEGMRLVDAFYCVCATVTTLGYGDRSFSSTAGRAFAAAWITVSTLVVALFFLYAAELAAERRQRELAHWVLTRRTTSMDLEAADLDGDHRVSAAEFALYKLKELGKISQEEIAEFLEEFDELDVDHSGTLSSHDLAVAQPG from the coding sequence ATGGCGGAGAACGGCGTTCAGCAACACCTGTTACATGACGGCGACCGTTCTAAGATGCCGCCGCCGGGAAGGGCGAGAAGGTTCCGGCGCTGCCAGACGGCGCCGTCTCACAACGCCGAGCAAGGATCCATTCTCCTTTGGCAGAACATGAGTCGGAAGGGCGCCAGCGGCACCTTGCCGCCGGTGCCGCCCAATGGGATGATCAACGGTGCGCGGCCGAGGTTCTGGCTCGTGGGCATCCTcctgctcgcctacctcctcgccGGGACCGCCGCGTTCTACCTCGCCATGGACGACATGTCCGGTGACCGCAGCGGCAACCGCGCGCTGGACGTGCTCTACTTCTGCGTGGTCACAATGACCACCGTCGGGTACGGCGACATCGTCCCGTCCAGCGACGTCGCCAAGCTGCTTGCCTGCGTCTTCGCCTTTGCCGGCGTGGCCCTGGTCGGAGCCTTCCTTAGCAAGGCCGCCGACTACCTTGTCGAGAAGcaggaggcgctcgtcttccgcgCGGTGCACCTTAACCACGCCGACGACCCCAAGTCGCTGCGGGACATGGAGGCCAACAAGGTCCGCTACAAGCTCTACACCGCCACCGGCCTCCTTGCCGTAGTCCTCGCGTCCGGGATGGCGTTCCTGATGAAGGTCGAAGGGATGCGCCTCGTGGACGCGTTCTACTGTGTGTGCGCGACGGTAACCACGCTTGGGTACGGCGACCGCAGCTTCTCGTCGACGGCCGGGCGCGCGTTCGCAGCTGCGTGGATCACCGTGAGCACGTTGGTGGTGGCGCTGTTCTTCCTGTACGCGGCGGAGCTGGCCGCGGAGCGGCGGCAGAGGGAGCTGGCGCATTGGGTGctcactcggcggactaccagcatggacctcgaggcgGCGGACCTCGACGGCGACCACAGGGTCAGCGCCGCAGAGTTTGCGCTGTACAAGCTCAAGGAGCTGGGGAAGATCAGCCAGGAGGAGATCGCAGAGTTCCTGGAGGAGTTCGACGAGCTCGACGTCGACCACTCTGGCACCCTCTCGTCGCACGACCTGGCCGTCGCACAGCCCGGATAG
- the LOC136488970 gene encoding uncharacterized protein: MFERVKEMLEDIKGTKETLLDQQRKKHKDEKVDQEIVKDSMAKLDRFRTQRGEAALEGLRRMDIRWSLGDELQEGILTWHIATHVFLFKSNKAKAESAMPYVKAIGTLSSYMMFLLAFRPDMLPGLALRSLYKNEGYKGAIDALEANLFKKRKQSIGHCSSRLSQGEETLARILCGDYSIVDAALEDEGEPNANGVPSSAKTANQQHLMNTGSIKSYIPLGSKLADELLRMEETETPGLDFLQAIFNVWVEMLLCSSYRCSRESHAKHLSNGGELTTVVWLTVEHAGLFPIDKDKDSKVQASIKPPPGPTTPPTPTQDECEATGIGHSEVNIRIYGLF; this comes from the exons ATGTTCGAGCGTGTAAAGGAGATGCTGGAAGATATCAAGGGTACAAAGGAGACGTTGCTGGATCAACAACGCAAGAAACACAAGGACGAAAAGGTCGATCAAGAAATTGTGAAAGATTCGATGGCCAAACTGGACAGGTTCAGGACGCAGAGGGGAGAAGCGGCGCTAGAGGGGCTAAGACGCATGGATATCCGCTGGAGTCTTGGCGACGAACTCCAAGAGGGCATCCTCACCTGGCATATTGCCACCCATGTTTTCCTCTTCAAGTCCAACAAAGCCAAGGCTGAATCTGCAATGCCATACGTGAAGGCAATCGGGACACTGTCAAGCTACATGATGTTCCTCCTCGCATTTCGCCCTGACATGCTTCCCGGCCTTGCTCTTCGCAGCTTGTACAAA AATGAGGGTTATAAAGGAGCCATTGATGCTCTAGAGGCAAACCTCTTCAAAAAAAGAAAGCAGAGCATAGGTCATTGCTCATCTAGGCTGTCACAAGGAGAGGAAACGCTCGCACGCATCTTGTGCGGAGATTACTCCATCGTCGATGCAGCTCTAGAAGATGAAGGTGAACCCAACGCCAACGGGGTCCCCTCAAGTGCCAAAACAGCCAATCAGCAACATCTGATGAATACAGGCAGCATTAAAAGTTACATTCCTCTCGGGAGTAAACTTGCAGATGAACTTCTCCGCATGGAGGAGACTGAGACTCCGGGATTGGACTTCTTGCAAGCCATCTTCAACGTGTGGGTCGAGATGCTGCTCTGCTCAAGCTACCGGTGCAGTCGAGAGTCCCATGCCAAACACCTCAGCAATGGGGGCGAGCTCACAACCGTCGTGTGGCTGACTGTGGAACACGCTGGCCTGTTCCCCATCGACAAGGACAAGGACAGCAAGGTTCAAGCTTCGATCAAGCCGCCGCCAGGACCTACTACACCGCCcacaccaacacaagatgagtgTGAGGCCACTGGGATTGGGCACTCGGAGGTGAACATACGCATTTACGGGCTATTCTAG